Genomic DNA from Manihot esculenta cultivar AM560-2 chromosome 15, M.esculenta_v8, whole genome shotgun sequence:
TGAAGCACTGACTGCACACTCACTTTCCTTCTTGTCAGAGCAGTACATACCATCTAAGATTCTAGGTGGGCTACACATTTAAGTAGTTTTTGGCATGTGAAATCAATGTAGTTGATGTTTTCTTTTGGAACTTTTGTAGTTTTGCAAATTGATTTAATGGCCTATTGTTGTGGAGAAGCATATCAGTGTTTTCACTTTGTCTCTGTGATTGTTTGTATAAAGTTGATACACAATCCATTTGCAATAAAATAACAGATATAATTGATAAATCTTGAATGCAGacagaaagagaagaaaatttCCTACCTGTCTTCTCAACTTCTCAAGTCTCATATATATTTCACCAAATAGCCGCCCAATGTCTTGTGAGATGTTCGGTAAGTTTATATTTCACAGTTTAGCTTTTCAAAGCCAGAAGCTTGAGAGCAAATGTTACCATCTAAACTGTAGTTCACACTTAGAACCTTAAGTTCTGacagaaaataatttgaaatccCAATTGAACATAAATAAAACTGAATAGCACAGCAAATTTTCATCAGCTACAATACAACTGAATCTCCGAAGGGAGAAATCGAGTCATTTGCACCATACAATTATTTGACTAGTTGGCTGATATTAAAGTAATTGATATTTACTCCactggtggaggtggaggtggaggaAAGTATGGAATGGGAATTAACTGGAGATCGTTCTTTCTTTTCACTGCAGCACCGAAAACTTCAAGCATGTCAAGATTTTCTGGCTTCAGCCCAGCAGGGAGTTTCCAATCAAAATAGTACAGCAACCGTGCAAGTGGAGACTCAACATTAGCCATGCCAAACAATATTCCTGGACAAATCCTCCTTCCAGCACCAAATGGGATTAATTCAAAGTTATTACCCTTATAATCTATTGAACTATTGAGAAATCTTTCTGGATAAAATCTTTCTGCTTCAATCCAATAATCGGGGTCCCTTCCAATTGCCCATGCGTTCACTGTAACTTTGGACTTCACAGGAATGTCGAAACCGTTAATCACACAATTCTCCCTACATTCTCTTGGAAGTAGCAATGCAATAGGAGGGTGTAGTCTTAGAGTTTCTTTGATTACCATCTTTAAGTAGTGCAGTTCATGAAGTCTTTCTTCATCAATGTTTCCTTCTACACCAAAGACCATCCTCACCTCAGCTTGTGCCTTTTCCATCACTCTTGGATTTTTTAGCATCTCAGACATTGCCCATTCTACAGTTGTAGACGATGTCTCGCTACCAGCAATGAAGGTGTCCTGAAATAATTTGAGCAGGTATTAATTTGCAGCCTTAATACAGCAATTACATACATGAGATGATATTAGAAAAGAGATGTGCTTACCAGGATGACTCCTTTTATGTTGTCGTTTGTTAAAGGGAATTCAAGGTCTGCACCATCCTGACAATTCAGGAGGACATCTACGAAATCTTGTTCTTCACTATCAGTACCAGATTTTGCTGCTGCCTTTCTAGCTTTATGCTCATGGATGATGTTGTCAAATATCTCATCTATTATTTGACGAAGCCTCTCTAATTTAGGCCTCGTCGTACTGATCATATGAAGCAATTTGATGGACGGGTAGACATCAGCAAGAGTGAAACCGCCAGCCAATTGTATGAGTTTTTTGACTGCTGATTTGAAGGTTTCTTCTCCCTTCCATATCTTACCAAAGGCTGCTCTAGAAGTGATGCTGTAGGTTAAAGAACTGAACATCTTGCCAAAGTTGATTGGCGATCCTGCACTAGAAGACAGGGATCTAATGAGTTTTGACatttcttcttctctgattGATCTAAATGACTTCACTCTTTTCGCCGTTAGCAGCTCCAGCGTGCAAATTTTTCGCATTTGTCTCCAATAGTCTCCATAAGGAGCGAATGCGATGTCTGAAAATTCATAAGCCACAATACTGGCAGCAAGGAGAAAGGGCCTTTGAGCAAATATGACATCATGGGTTTTCATCACTTGTTTAGCAGTTTCAGGTGAAGAAATAACAATGTTAGTAACTTCACCAAGTCGAAGGTGCATGAGAGGTCCATGCTTTTTAGCCAAGTCTCTCAGGCGTTGGTGGGGTAGGGAGCCAACTAAATGGTGCATACTCCCTATCAGTGGCAATTTCCACGGTCCTGGTGGTAGATTTGGAGATGAGTTTTTGCTTTTTGATTTCTTCCTCATTCTCAATACCGTGAggatgaaaagaaagaagatgaaaaaGACTGGAAAGCAGAGGAATTGGTGCTCCATGTTGAAAACACTCAGTTTCTAGGAACGAGGCTTACGGGTTGCTTTCCATGTTGCATTCCATTCAAATATAAAGAGGTTAGGaagctttcatttttttttttgtttggtttGGATTAATTGCACTGACTTTACCCACTAACTAACaagttgtttttatttattgaatttttaattctgGAGAGTTGAGAGTTGTGTCTTAAATCAAGATGGGATCTTATGAGACCTTTTAACAAAGCAGATATTTTGATATTCTTATCTGTCGCTTAAGGAAGAGACTGTACATCACATGCAAGGCCTTGAACTAGTAGCCAAGAATCGTTAGTCAACTTCTGTGTttggatttatttttttcttttcctagaAAGTTCATTGATGGCTCAACTCCTGTATAGACCTGGATCAAGAGGCCAAACAATATAGCCATAGCTTCAAAACACAGAAATCCTACGGAAGTCTGCGCACCATCGAGTTACAGCAACTCATCGTAAATATCGGTCGAAGCATTTACAGCTTAAAATGCCTTCAATCACTGTTGAATGGCTGCTAAATAGCCACGGGAGCGCCTCCTACCGATAAGGACTGCAGGATGCAAAACAAGACACCTCCCATAGTCATTAATGCCAGCACACAGTGAGGAGGGTTCAATATGTAAATTTAGGAGTAGTCAATTTaagttaatatatattaattcttaaaaaataaagaggGCAATTATTGGAAGCTAAACTCATCAATAATTTTTCTAAGAGCTTTTTACATTTTctctcttattattattattaattattcttttcatttcataatttttattcactttattttttcatatatttaaaaatataattttttaattatatacattaaattttattaaatattaaatatattatatatattttttaaaaaaatattaaattaaatacaattataataatcaatttatatattattataattttaaaaaaataaaaattataaaacaaaaaaataatagataactctttatgttatttttttaaagaaagtcactatttaatataataataatatattaaataaaatttattactccATATTATCCTAAATTAATACTTGACTTTTTATTCATAATCTTtagtttcttaattttttatatacaaaatttatatataattattaataaataaaaagtaattaaaaatacGTACTAATTGAtcgtttaattataattttaatatatgttatatttattttttagttatatttGACCATTAgcggttgatttttttttatcagagaTAAATTTCTTAATTGTTGATcactataatatttatataaataaaatttatcttattatatatatatttatatttattattaattacttattaatataattgtaatagatatatttatatttaaatttatatagaatattaaattagtaaataaattacaatataaaattaagttatatGCATGTATCGAGAAATCTCaggttttattttttgaatttaatttttatttaaaaaaaaattattctcaatttccatttaaaaagaaagaattaTTTTAGAAATATGGATAGATAAATGACaagttatataaaaaataattaataaattataataattattctaAAAAGTTATAATCATTGATAATCGCCTGGCTTTCCTAACTCAGGAATAAAGACGAATTCAAAAGAAGACCACGAGTCCAAAGCCCATCAGACCATACGCTCCAAAAGACGGCCCGATTTCACAAGTCCGGGATCAATCACTCAGGACAATTCAGATTAGATACAAGCACAGGCCCAATAAGGAAGTAGGCTCATTCGCTCACCAATCCTGTTTGCATGCGTGacagggagaattaaatggccgcctggcatGAAGAAAAgtctgacacgtccgtacgtacgggtCTGACTAATATGGATAAGTAGCACTATATACTGGGGGGTCTTCTCTTTCAAAAGGgggttctcttcttcttcctctccttcctggactttatttttattttctctgcaACCCTTACCCAATATActactctaatccataaaattTGACTTGAGCGTTGGAGGGTCTCCATCGAGGCATCCCTGGTAGACCCCTGAccgtttttccttattttgcaggtcctttcctCAAGTAGAACATTGAGAGACCCACTTGATGGACCCATACGGTGGACCAAGAAGAAagtcagatctatcatggaccatgGACCAGGAGAAGGAAAagatttatcaaatggcgccgtctgtgggaaacgaaagagattttactatctctaaCGTTTccagatccacccattgagatccacataaagAGTGAAAAATTGGGAATTTGCTGCTTCGGGTTCACGATAACAGTGACTTCATGCCTGGTGAACGGCGTCGGGACAGCCGGCGCGGGAAGGTGACAATCCAATATCGCGTCCAGTCATGGGTGTCACCGGCGAAGCCCGAAGCCATGCGTTGTAACAGTAGGGAAAGCTTGGTCGTCTCGAGAACAGGGAAGACAACTGCGGGAGATCGCGGGGTCTCTTGCGATGCCTTCGACTTCATATGCGCCAGCGGCAGAAAGGAAAGCCGGCGAAGCACAAAGGTTGTTCTGTCATCGGTAATTCGGGCTGGCGACGCCAGCAGGTCGGCTGTGCATACACTTGAAGTGCGGCTGCTGCCGGGGATTGctgatgtaacagcccggccccgtacgaccggccctgttaccgctcacagcccgtgaccttcctctgggcccagccactgtgagcagctcttaacatcccttcaccctcacgggttccaggcaggatttgtccctcgggggagccattacggcccgccctagcccgagtggatttggcccaattccttcctctgggaattaggtcgcctcccccactgctcgaacccttgacctcccactttaagggaatagtctggtgagagtgagtaccaattgtgccaattggaacaattggtactcactctcaccagactattcccttaaagtgggaggtcaagggttcgagcagtgggggaggcgacctaattcccagaggaaggaattgggccaaatccactcgggctagggcgggccgtaatggctcccccgagggacaaatcctgcctggaacccgtgagggtgaagggatgttaagagctgctcacagtggctgggcccagaggaaggtcacgggctgtgagcggtaacagggccggtcgtacggggccgggctgttacataaaaattcggccgccgaacctcttgcatggtggcttaggctgccacagcttgcccccgcgagttgtgcatgttcgactctgtttgggggattcggccgccgaaggtgccgccgaaggtgcttgagtttcgtctctggagaggacattcggccgccaaacctgccgccgaaagtgtcctgtccagctttcttttgcatggtttgcatgagttttagagtgagattaaagggtttcttgggtagtttaagagagttattctacgcttgtttggtccctcatttgagtccatctgtataggtacagaccagaggaaccagagagagcagcagtgagtactgctcagagattcagaacctgcagagtcagtcagtccagatagccaaaggtgagtggaactaaacttatgacttttaattgaaccaccaactgcttttagcatatctcatgcatcatgtttatgccataggttgattgcattagtcacgaatatgttgcattgcattgttatttggtgatgtgagtgaatgttgaatgatccaatagtctcagacaggaagtccaggagcctttgactacgccctggcaggtatagcgaagtccaggagcctttgactacgccctggcaatggtaagtacagaggtgttatatacgcaatatacatatatgacaggaagatcaggtgctcgattctacgccctggcacagagttactgggactatgtggtgacaggtttactcttgatgtggcttgtctgtgatatggtgcattccatgaggtcatattttactgagatgttttactgttctcctcactgggctatagagctcatcccactcccttaaccccagttttgcaggttcagtgtacagtgtacagggacagtccagcagagtacaggaaaagtgaagagatctgtaatagcttagagtggacatgtaatattaaagagatgtaatagttgttgcttgacctagtgatgtttgttttgtacatgatctgtatatgtatatatgttttcctgtatgtgaaaaccaggcttaacaggtatgagttaacccatctagagcaagctctagtcagggatacagagtacagagtacatgagtacagagtacagagatagtgcatgcacaggttaagccttggttcagaaaagagttttattttcacagaaaatgtatgatcatgtatgaggtttacaggtatacagagagtatagcaggcttgctacgggttctggcggccttaagccgacctgaatcctagcgccggtgacggtccattttggggtcgttattgtaatacccggctcgttcaggcatcggaattcctaccgtcaggtggaatctcggatgtcggattcgttttgcGGGGCATTGCACGGGACACTGACTAAGTGATTTCCGGTTTTGAAAGGCaagggaatgagttttgaagagaaaagaccaaggaggcagaaggcaggttcggccgccgaaggtaatgttcggccgccgaaagtgctataggtttggcttccgaaacttcacgttaggccgccgaacgttgcatggttttgcatgcagtttcggcagccgaaggaagggcggttggccacctatttaagccccgttgactggccatggagggtgctggaagctctctttgtggtcaaggtggggtttaggttctccttggatgtttttatgatgttgccTCAAAGCTTTcaaggtttttatgagttttcacttggttttgaaggttttgagtaaaaagaggaagttgtggagcttgaagcttgaggagcttggtttctccatgtttggaagctaggatcacaccagccaagaggtaagtgttgatccttatgttttagagtgttttcagcaagttttatggagggaaagggaagagttgcatggtgaggtgtacaaggatgtttttgagggtttttatgcatgagtatgtttatgtgttatgggtgttgtttgttggggtttttaggcagttttgggacccctttgtgcatatatttgagtatatgcGTGCTATGTGTGTTgggatgcatgttgagtgaggtttgggggaagttgtgcatgaggtgagctaggttctgcctaactggagaacccagcttcggccgccgaaagaaggttcggtcgccgaacg
This window encodes:
- the LOC122721927 gene encoding premnaspirodiene oxygenase-like, with product MRKKSKSKNSSPNLPPGPWKLPLIGSMHHLVGSLPHQRLRDLAKKHGPLMHLRLGEVTNIVISSPETAKQVMKTHDVIFAQRPFLLAASIVAYEFSDIAFAPYGDYWRQMRKICTLELLTAKRVKSFRSIREEEMSKLIRSLSSSAGSPINFGKMFSSLTYSITSRAAFGKIWKGEETFKSAVKKLIQLAGGFTLADVYPSIKLLHMISTTRPKLERLRQIIDEIFDNIIHEHKARKAAAKSGTDSEEQDFVDVLLNCQDGADLEFPLTNDNIKGVILDTFIAGSETSSTTVEWAMSEMLKNPRVMEKAQAEVRMVFGVEGNIDEERLHELHYLKMVIKETLRLHPPIALLLPRECRENCVINGFDIPVKSKVTVNAWEDLSRNIVWHG